The Clavelina lepadiformis chromosome 3, kaClaLepa1.1, whole genome shotgun sequence region TGAGCGCAGGAAGCAGCGGAAAGTTTTCGGTACGATTTGTTCAACTTTACCCTGAAAATGTGACCGGTTTTGTGGCAGTATCCGCCTCAATTGGTGAaacttattttgcaaaagaagaGGACTTCACAACTTGTTCAGTGCCAACGTTGAGCATCTATGGAGATATGGACACTGGCGGTGTTTACAAAGATGAGCTGTATAAGTTAATGCCCAACTCCCAAACTAAAGTGATCAAAAACGCCAAATATGAATGCTACCTGGACAATCCTGAGCTTTTTCACAAATACTTACTAGAATACTTAGAAAATCTTGACTGGCTGGAGTAAACAGCAATTTCGAAGAAAAGAGTTTTACCATACCAGGAACGTTACAGATAACATCCAAATATAGTATCAAAAACTAGATGGGTTATGTTATTTTCCAAGTGTAATATCCACTGACATAGCCGGGCGCGActggaagaagaaaaaaatgtttgggtTACGTTGCGTCAAAAATCAATGTATCGTTATCGATATCCATCAAAATAGTGGGAGACAGGATTTAAATGAATCCTGCGTTGTAGTTTGAAACTTGTGTAAATCTCACTCATGTCGCtaccaatgacgtcatcagtgGCTGCCAAAGTATTTCGACCACTACAAATGTTGTAGTTCTGGCCACGCCTCATGGTAGCATCGTTATAAATGCATGAAGCTTTGCGTGCACTATCTAGCAAAAATAACGATGTTGGAAAGAATGTCAAAATACACGTGTAGAGATGAAAATTTGTATTGAAAATGTTAATACCAAAGAAATGCAAGCTGCTTAACCGTTATTCATAGTAAAGTCGTTTTTAGCAGGTTATAAACAGACTATCTAACTCTTCGCATGGATAACTGGTTTCATCGAAAGCATGCTCCCCATTGTCAATCATGGGCGTGTGATCATAAACGACCATCAGGAAAGCGGAACCTACTTCGAAGAATATGGAAAAAATTATTCttaatcaagaaaaataaaactacgTTTAAAATTATCAGCAAAACTTAATATTTCATAATAGTTTACACAACACTAGTCTGGAACTACGACGTTGAAATACGCGCGGTGATATAGTGACCGACTGACAGGCTATGCTTCACCGAAGAACGgttgtaaattgtaaaactGCATTTAGCGGACACTGCGAATATAGGATGACCTAGAATTGTATCTGTGAGAATGTAATATCTACTTATCTTTAAGCGCTATTTCTATAACGTTGTAAATTTCAATGCATTAGTAGAATTTGGACTTGTTAGTGAAGTCCTAAAAAAAGCAACTTTTGGATAACTAATTCAAGACGCATTGACgcatcatttaaaaaaattggttttgaGCTTGTTACCTCAGTGTTTTTAATTGTGAATGATATGTTATGGTATCgcaaattttgtcaaaacgtcagattaaaaaaaaaattttttacctatttttttctttcacaGATCAGTATATATTTTCAAGTAAAAATACCAAGTTTAGTATTTTGTCTTCGTCAAAACACGAGGTTTCTCAATTTaacgaaagtgaaaaaaatttctggTTAAAGTTAACTCCAATCGTTTTGTAACCTAGTGCTTTTTCGTACCGAAATTTTTGGACGCTAATAACGTCAGTTTATGATGTTTTAATTTAAGCATTCAAGCCTCACAACATCTTAAAATGTGTGTGTgggtgtgtgtgtgtgtgtgtgtgtgtgtgtgtgtgtgtgtgtgagagagagagagagagagttTATTTCACTATTTAAAAGACTAAAAAGGATTGTAGCATAATTCTAACATAATTGATTGGTGTGGGGCAGCGAAAAGATCTCACGGTCTTCTGTCCCAGATTCTATtgcaaagaaaagcaattaaaacagatagaaaaaaaactgaaactcaattaattaaaacaacactgcaaaataaaaacagagaCACACCACAGAACCAacagcagaaaatttttttaaccaaatCAAATATCAATAACAATATGATGTGAAACAAATCAGCAACCACACATCCATCACCCTATTCACAATTATCCGAACAGCACTTCCCTTGCACAAGTCCACTTCTCAATTGATATgagaaatatttatgagacttaatttttttatattgtttggtAGTTCATTCCAAAAATTAGGTCctcaaaattttaacgtttttttaccttttactGTTTTGGTTCGGAGCAAGAATAAGTCGTCCTGTGATGATCTAGTGTTATATTTCTGTACTGTTTGGATTTTGCTGAAATAGTCAATAAATATTtgggaaagaaaatttgtgaaataattATGCACGAATTTGCTTGTCTTTAATTGATAGATTTGAGATATGTTTTGAATATCGTTTGCTCTATAAAGTTCAGTTAGTTTGGTATATTTGTTACTATTGGTAATTAGTCTTGCTATTTtattgtgaattatatttaatGGTTTTAAAACAGTATTTGATGCAGAACCCCAAGGCAATATACCATATTGCAAAGCACTGTACACTAGACTATAGTATAACTTCATCAGAACCTTTTTATTGTCGTATTTTGTACAAGACATCACAGATTCTTGAGAGTTTTTTGCAAAGATCTTCAACATGATAATTCCATTTAAATTGTTCATCTAGTATTATGCCTCTTTATTTAACTTTGGTAGCCCTTTCTATTTTCTTGTAATTTATGGCCAGGTTAATTTTTTTCCGTTTGCAGATTTTAGGTGTTGTTatcaagaaaaaagttttactatAATTTATAGAaagctttttaatttttagccAATTCAATTATTTACTTTATAAAGTTCAAttgtcatttgtttttcaatttctggAATATTTGAATACGAATTGTATAATACTGTATCATCAGCAAATAGTCTTGTTCCAAGGGAAGTGCTGTTGGGTAGATCATTTATATACAGCAGAAAAAGAAGTGGCCCTAATACTGACCCTTGTGGCACACCTATTGAAATGTGTCTTTGCTCTGATAAATAATCACAACACTTGACAAATTGTTGTCTACATGTCAAATATGATTTTATCAATTCGTTAGCTTTGTCACAGATGTCATAGCAATATAATTTCATAAGTAATTGCCTATGAGGTACAGTATCAAAAGCTTTCTCAAGGTCAGGAAACACCATGCACatgtatttattattttctatttGTTGTTGTGTGCAGCCCAAGATGTGCGCAGCCCAAGATGTGCGCTAAAATCCTCCAAGCGCTGGCAGTGCACGTCACAAGTTATTGAAGTGACTGTTGTTATGTTTTGCAGTTTGGCTGCATAGAATTACTTGTTCCAAGTTGTTCGGTAGTGAAGTGGTAAATGCAGTGGTTTTCAACGTTTTTTCATATTCGTCCCTTACTATTcccaaatgtttttaaatcttccCCGGCTTAAATTTGCAGTAGCCTAGCGCGTATAGGCTAATATTTAAACTATACCTTGTCTGAAACTGTACTCCTTAAGGCTTTGAGGTAGGCTATCTGACAAGTGTCAACATCATGCAAAACTTGAAGTCTAACTAATCTACATGAGTGTTTTACCATGTTGGAAAATTTGATTGTTTATTTCCGGGGTCATAGCCCATCATACACTAAGCAagaatcaaaattttataataaagtttaaaagtaGTGTACTTTAAAGCTGTGCTTCCAATCTGTGCTTCCAATCTGTGCTTTATCAAACCCTGGTGTAAAGCTGTCATTAAAACCTGAATTAAATGAATTACAATTTGCGCTTCATAAACAAGAGATTAATGcaataattttagttttatcaGACAATGGTGATCCTCATAAATGCAATGGCATCTGCCctgattggaaagtttgctaagttAGTGAGGGTGAAAATTAGTTGCGTGtataatggctattgtttcaACTTGGTTGCGTGGGGGATTTCTTACCTAAAAACAACGAACTTTCCAATCTGAGCATCTGCTATGTTTGAAGCTAGTTCATGCCCAGATTAGCCATGAGTCGGCCCCAGTGGTGCAGTGGAAAAGAACAACAGGCGTGCAAGCGTAAATTCGATTCTTGAGGTTTGTCCGTGAGGAAGGCACTTAATCCATAACTTTGCAGCCTTTAATGGCCCCAGCTGTTTTATTCAAAAGTGCCGTGATGGGTCAGACGAGGGTGAAATGTCCTGGGCAAGCTTTTGCCCTGCAGGCGTTGGGTCAAGCAATCACTGTCACTGTTGTTGTGTTAATATTGTTGTACTTGTGTATGCTCACTACAATTGTGCAAGATGTGTTCTCGATGTTAAATTCATCGTCAAGCAATGACGTGAATGGCTAGTACATATGGCCAAATTTAAGTGTTTTAATGATTCATCTTTCGCTTTATTCATCATAGTACGCAGTAATTTTGCAACCTTCTAAGATCATTGCACAATATGAAAGATAAGCGGGTGGTGATCATATTTGGAATTATCTTCTTTGCGAGTGTTTGCCTTTTGTTTTCATTCTATCCGGACTTTACTGCTGAATCAGAAAGTAAGTTGTTCATTCTTTTACAACTAAATGCAACCCTTGTTGTTAATAGCATTGTTATTTGTTACGTTTACTTTGGGAAGTAGCCAGTGTCAACCTGGAAAGCTGACTGTCAACTGACTTTTCGCAAacgtttatattttttgcctgtatttcatcttttttaactttttgttacaGGGTCTGCGTTTCCAGGAGATGTCATCATAGCTGCACGTTTACAGGGACATTACCTCGTAgatgaatttgaaaaaaaagaaacagcagACAAGGGGCCGATAAATCAAAGATTTGCCGACATCGGTGATGGTGTGCAGGTATACATGAGATCAGCTGGTGCTCAGTATCCTAGAAAAGTTCTTTTACTTCATGGCCAAGCCTACACATCTGAAACATGGGAACAAATCAAAACACTTGAGGTTCTCAGTGGTGCTCACTACCATGCAATAGCTGTTGACTTACCGGGGTATGGCAATTCGAGAAAGACTGATCAGTATCCTCACACCATTTACTTGGAGAAGTTGATCGATGGCTTGAATCTTAACATGCCTGTTGTCATTAGCCCATCTATGAGCGGAATTTTTTCTGTTCCTTATGTCCTTAGTCATTGTGACAAAGTTACTGGTTACGTTCCAGTTTCACCAGTAATTAACCAAAAGTACGGACTGTCTGATTTCCGAAATTGTTCAGCTCCAACGCTCAGTGTATATGGAGAAAATGATGGTTCAGCTGCTCACAGAAACCAACTGCTTCGCTCAATGCCCAAATGTCAACTGAAAATGATACCAAATGGGGAACACCCTTGTTACTTAGATGATCCAGACCTTTTCCACAAATATTTGCTTGATTTCTTCAGTGAACTCAAATGGCCATCACAGTAATGGGTCTTGAACTGAATCCAACCATTCAAAAGGTTGCTAACTATTgtctttgttgttttgtgcttAAGTTAATGACTTCCTGGTGCTCAGATAACAACAGCTATGGCTGAAAGACTTCATTGTGGTGATCTAGGTTGACATCACTTTTGTCATGGATTATGTACCGAGTtcttttgattaattttttcaacataGCTTTATACCCTATGTAGAAATGAACGTGGAGCTTCAGTGACTATTagatttgtttttcttcactTTCCATTTACGATCGCTGTCGAGGCATTGACTTTTGTTATACGTTTGATAGATATGTAACAGTTCTTACTTTcagatttattttattatgtaTCTTACTTATACGTTTTCTGTCTGTGTGAACTTGTATTTGTGTGTCTGATATCAAAATACACAGAAAGAAATCTTCATTTTTACTGAGTTTTTCACAGGTCAGTGAGTacttattgtgacgtaaaacgCACTCTTATGTAACCACTGCAGTGATTTATGGTATGGCAGAAGCCTTAAGAATATTAATGTGAATGGTGTCAAAGTTTGCTCTATTCTTGAAGTAGTCTATATATGCTGCCCTGAATTACGAAGCATATTGTTCTTGAAATAAGAGcttat contains the following coding sequences:
- the LOC143449432 gene encoding putative protein-lysine deacylase ABHD14B, translating into MKDKRVVIIFGIIFFASVCLLFSFYPDFTAESERSAFPGDVIIAARLQGHYLVDEFEKKETADKGPINQRFADIGDGVQVYMRSAGAQYPRKVLLLHGQAYTSETWEQIKTLEVLSGAHYHAIAVDLPGYGNSRKTDQYPHTIYLEKLIDGLNLNMPVVISPSMSGIFSVPYVLSHCDKVTGYVPVSPVINQKYGLSDFRNCSAPTLSVYGENDGSAAHRNQLLRSMPKCQLKMIPNGEHPCYLDDPDLFHKYLLDFFSELKWPSQ